One genomic region from Paracoccus pantotrophus encodes:
- a CDS encoding ribonuclease D, with protein MTITLYQNDLPDDLDLGPVVAIDTETMGLDPRRDRLCLVQLSSGDGNAHLVQIAQGQRQAPNLVRMLADPQVLKLFHFGRFDIAALEAAFGVVTQPVWCTKIASKMVRTYTDRHGLKYLLSELVGVDISKQQQTSDWGAADLSEAQLEYAASDVLHLHALKAELEKRLAREGRLDLAQACFDFLPTRAHLDLLGWGDENDIFHH; from the coding sequence ATGACCATCACCCTTTATCAAAACGACCTGCCGGACGATCTGGACCTGGGTCCGGTCGTGGCCATCGACACCGAGACGATGGGGCTCGATCCGCGCCGCGACCGGCTGTGCCTGGTGCAGCTGTCCTCGGGCGACGGCAATGCGCATCTGGTGCAGATCGCCCAGGGCCAGCGGCAGGCGCCGAACCTGGTGCGGATGCTGGCCGATCCCCAGGTGCTGAAGCTGTTCCACTTCGGCCGCTTCGACATCGCCGCGCTGGAGGCGGCCTTCGGCGTGGTGACGCAGCCGGTCTGGTGCACCAAGATCGCCAGCAAGATGGTGCGCACCTATACCGACCGGCACGGGCTGAAATACCTGCTTTCGGAACTGGTCGGCGTCGACATCTCCAAGCAGCAGCAGACCAGCGACTGGGGCGCGGCGGATCTGTCCGAGGCGCAGCTGGAATATGCCGCCTCGGACGTGCTGCATCTGCATGCGCTGAAGGCCGAGCTGGAAAAGCGGCTGGCGCGCGAGGGGCGGCTGGACCTGGCGCAGGCCTGTTTCGACTTTCTTCCCACCCGCGCCCATCTGGACCTGCTGGGCTGGGGGGATGAAAACGACATCTTCCATCACTAG